A single region of the Dunckerocampus dactyliophorus isolate RoL2022-P2 chromosome 3, RoL_Ddac_1.1, whole genome shotgun sequence genome encodes:
- the fadd gene encoding protein FADD produces MSSFNALLLGISDQLNSQQLEKLKFLCRTMVGKREAEKITSGLQLFCCLIERGQLKQDQTELLSQFLKEIERQDLADKLENFHTPEECTSNQPCPAEKAKLDIATNVIAENLGRTWRKLGRKLGLSESKLDSVAARYPTDLEETARELLKDWRKSRGAEALAKDLIEALRACQQNLTADKVEDRIACI; encoded by the exons ATGAGCTCCTTTAACGCTCTTTTACTGGGCATATCCGACCAGCTGAACAGCCAACAGCTGGAGAAACTGAAGTTTCTGTGTAGGACAATGGTGGGGAAGAGGGAGGCCGAGAAGATCACCAGTGGACTGCAACTGTTCTGTTGTTTGATTGAGCGAGGCCAGCTAAAACAAGATCAAACTGAGTTGCTGTCGCAATTTCTCAAAGAAATTGAACGACAGGATCTGGCGGACAAGTTGGAAAACTTTCACACACCTGAGGAGTGTACAAGCAACCAACCATGCCCGGCGGAGAAAG CTAAACTGGACATCGCCACCAACGTGATTGCTGAGAATCTAGGAAGGACCTGGCGGAAACTGGGACGGAAACTGGGTTTGAGTGAAAGTAAACTGGATTCTGTGGCTGCGAGGTATCCCACCGATCTGGAAGAGACGGCGAGAGAGCTGCTGAAGGATTGGAGGAAGAGTCGTGGCGCTGAGGCTCTTGCCAAAGACTTGATCGAGGCGCTTAGAGCGTGTCAGCAAAACCTCACAGCTGATAAAGTGGAGGACAGAATCGCATGCATTTGA